GCTCCGCCTGGACGATGCGTCGCCCCGTCTGACCTGAACTCCGATCCAGTCGGCGCATGGATCGATCCGGAACGTATATGCCGATATCGCATCTGATGGTCGCTAACGCGCTCAAACCGCAACTGGCTATCGCCCTGTGCATATCTCTCGTGCTGCTGGCCTCCTGCAGTGACGACCGGATTTTCGTATGCACGACAGAACTCACCGTGCGGGTCGAAAGCAGCCGACAAACCTTGCGCGTGGGGGAGACCACCACGGCCAGAGCGTCAGCCACCACGTGCGGAGGCACCAGGTCGGTCTCTTACGTGTGGCGATATGCGAGCAGTGACTCCGCGGTCGCCCGGGTGGACTCCGTGACGGGTGTCATACAGGGCGTGGCGCCCGGAAGCACAACGATCCGCGCGGAGGTCGATGCCTTTCCCCGAGGCTTCCTCCCAATCACCGTCACGCCATGAAGTACGGGAAGCAAAGTCGGGCCGGCGCAGGACAGGCCATCATGCGGAAACACCGGGGCGTACTCTCTCGCACTCCCATCGACTTCTTCCCGGGAATCCCGAGTATCTTTCAGTACGCACACCGTCCGCTGCGCCCGTATTTCCGACCGCAATCGCCCCCGTCATGCTGCTCGTCATCGACAACTACGATTCGTTCACCTACAACCTCGTGCAGTATTTCGGCGAGCTCGGTGAACAGCTCGAAGTGCATCGCAACGATGCGCTCACGGTGGAGCAGGTGGGGGATATGCGCCCCGACGCCATCGTGGTGTCCCCCGGGCCCTGTTCACCGCGGGAAGCGGGCATCTCGGTGGACGTGATCCGGCGATACGGCGGCGAAATCCCACTGCTGGGTGTGTGTCTCGGGCATCAGGCCATCGGCGAGGCCTACGGCGGTGACGTGGTGCGCGCCTCGCGGGTGATGCACGGCAAGATGTCGCAGATCGTGCACGACGGCACCGGATTGTTCGAGAACGTACCGTCGCCCTTCGGCGTGATGCGTTATCACTCGCTGGTGGTGAAGCGCGAGACGCTGCCAGACGAACTGCTGGTCACCGCCGTTGCCGCCGACGATCCCACCGAGATCCACGCCCTCCAGCATCGCACGCATCCGGTGTGGGGCGTGCAGTTTCATCCGGAGTCGATCCTTACGGAACACGGACGGACGCTGCTCATGAATTTTCTCGCGATGGCGAGAGGAGCGGTCGCGGGATAAAAGTTGCGACGTCGGGGACGAACAGCCAAGTTCGGGGCAGTAG
The nucleotide sequence above comes from Gemmatimonas aurantiaca. Encoded proteins:
- a CDS encoding aminodeoxychorismate/anthranilate synthase component II, which encodes MLLVIDNYDSFTYNLVQYFGELGEQLEVHRNDALTVEQVGDMRPDAIVVSPGPCSPREAGISVDVIRRYGGEIPLLGVCLGHQAIGEAYGGDVVRASRVMHGKMSQIVHDGTGLFENVPSPFGVMRYHSLVVKRETLPDELLVTAVAADDPTEIHALQHRTHPVWGVQFHPESILTEHGRTLLMNFLAMARGAVAG